The Microlunatus antarcticus genome window below encodes:
- the hisI gene encoding phosphoribosyl-AMP cyclohydrolase, whose protein sequence is MTSSPAPSSGLDPAIAALLKRDAAGLVPAVVQDEESRDVLMVGWMDDEALHRTLTTGRSTFYSRSRDEYWVKGETSGHRQWVRGVRLDCDGDTLLLTVRQDGAACHTGDATCFDARPLPAVVLA, encoded by the coding sequence ATGACGTCCTCGCCCGCCCCGTCGTCGGGGCTCGACCCCGCCATCGCCGCGCTGCTCAAGCGCGACGCCGCCGGGCTCGTGCCCGCGGTGGTCCAGGACGAGGAGTCGCGCGACGTCCTCATGGTCGGCTGGATGGACGACGAGGCGCTGCACCGCACGCTCACCACCGGACGCTCCACCTTCTACTCCCGCAGCCGCGACGAGTACTGGGTGAAGGGCGAGACGAGCGGGCACCGGCAGTGGGTCCGCGGCGTCCGGCTCGACTGCGACGGCGACACGCTGCTGCTCACCGTGCGCCAGGACGGGGCGGCCTGCCACACCGGCGACGCGACGTGCTTCGACGCCCGACCGCTGCCCGCCGTGGTCCTGGCGTGA
- a CDS encoding TIGR03085 family metal-binding protein, protein MTFAQSERAELADLFDQVGPEAPTLCEGWTAHDLAAHLWIRETDPVGAGGIVARPLAGFLERRMAETKARWPYEELVDKVRNGPARFSVFAIPGVDEGANTIEYFVHHEDVRRGGGEPQPPRELPEDVEGWLWRRLKLLARAQFRRSKVGVVLEREGAVGADGEPETIRAAPGTPIVTAVGRPSELTLLAYGRTEAARVRLVGEPEAVEQLLGSELSE, encoded by the coding sequence GTGACGTTTGCCCAGTCCGAGCGTGCCGAGCTGGCCGACCTCTTCGACCAGGTGGGCCCCGAGGCCCCGACGCTGTGCGAGGGCTGGACGGCCCACGACCTCGCCGCGCACCTGTGGATCCGCGAGACCGACCCGGTCGGCGCGGGGGGCATCGTCGCGCGCCCGCTCGCCGGCTTCCTGGAGCGGCGGATGGCCGAGACGAAGGCGCGCTGGCCGTACGAGGAGCTCGTGGACAAGGTCCGCAACGGCCCGGCCCGCTTCTCGGTCTTCGCCATCCCGGGGGTCGACGAAGGCGCGAACACCATCGAGTACTTCGTGCACCACGAGGACGTCCGGCGCGGGGGCGGCGAGCCGCAGCCGCCTCGCGAGCTGCCCGAGGACGTCGAGGGCTGGCTCTGGCGCCGGCTCAAGCTGCTGGCCCGGGCGCAGTTCCGGCGCTCGAAGGTCGGCGTGGTCCTGGAACGTGAGGGTGCGGTCGGGGCCGACGGCGAGCCGGAGACGATCCGCGCCGCGCCCGGCACCCCGATCGTCACCGCCGTGGGTCGACCCAGCGAGCTGACGCTCCTCGCCTACGGCCGGACGGAGGCCGCCCGGGTCCGCCTCGTAGGCGAGCCGGAGGCCGTCGAGCAGCTGCTGGGCAGCGAGCTCAGCGAGTAG
- a CDS encoding Trp biosynthesis-associated membrane protein, which yields MTAQPAETAQAPQPLRTGRARAARLRTPALGGLAVGAVLALVAGSRPWWRAAGDGVSVAFTGTESSGGLAQALALVVLAGALLALVLKSRGRRVLGVLLLLTGAGAVVLGLDRSRPATQAVRSRVLEVSLADQFALVGTAWPYVFAAAGLVVVLAAGTMALTAPRWPSRTARYERPAVTPGAPASPAAAVADARREDDPAALWRLLDAGVDPTAADGRPVAEPGNRAVEDPAEQSDEHPGDERSSRRAVVQEQPSGVTMNRRVDTRTDEPT from the coding sequence GTGACGGCGCAGCCTGCGGAGACGGCCCAGGCGCCGCAGCCCCTGCGGACGGGACGGGCCCGCGCGGCCCGGCTGCGGACGCCCGCGCTCGGCGGCCTCGCCGTCGGCGCCGTGCTCGCGCTCGTGGCCGGCTCCCGCCCCTGGTGGCGGGCGGCGGGCGACGGGGTCTCGGTGGCGTTCACCGGGACGGAGTCCAGCGGCGGGCTCGCCCAGGCGCTCGCGCTCGTCGTGCTCGCCGGCGCCCTGCTCGCGCTGGTGCTCAAGAGCCGTGGCCGCCGCGTGCTGGGCGTGCTCCTGCTGCTGACCGGCGCGGGCGCCGTGGTCCTCGGCCTGGACCGGTCGCGCCCCGCCACGCAGGCCGTCCGCAGCCGGGTGCTCGAGGTGAGCCTGGCCGACCAGTTCGCGCTGGTCGGCACCGCCTGGCCGTACGTCTTCGCCGCCGCCGGGCTCGTGGTCGTGCTCGCGGCCGGGACCATGGCCCTCACGGCCCCGCGCTGGCCGTCCCGCACCGCGCGCTACGAGCGTCCGGCCGTCACCCCGGGCGCACCGGCGAGCCCCGCCGCGGCCGTCGCCGACGCCCGCCGTGAGGACGACCCGGCGGCGCTCTGGCGCCTCCTCGACGCGGGCGTCGACCCGACCGCGGCGGACGGCAGGCCCGTCGCCGAGCCGGGGAACCGGGCCGTCGAGGACCCCGCGGAGCAGTCCGACGAACATCCCGGCGACGAACGTTCATCCAGGAGGGCCGTTGTGCAGGAACAACCCTCCGGGGTCACAATGAACCGCCGGGTCGACACCCGGACCGACGAACCCACCTGA